Part of the Paludisphaera borealis genome, GGCGAGCCGCTACGCCGAGGTCGTCGCCAGGGCGCGCGAGAAGGGTGAAGCCGGGCCGAAGCCCGACCTGCGGCTGGAGGCCCTGGCGCCCTACTCTCGGGGCGAGAAGCTGGTTCTGCTGCACGCCGAGAACCGCGTGGAGATCCTTGACGCCTTGGCCTTCGCCCGCGACTTGAAGCTCAAGGCGGTTCTCACCGGGGCGTTGGAGGCGTGGAAGGCGGTCGACGAGATCAAGAAGTCCGGGATGGCGGTGATCGTCGGCGGCACGCTCCACGCGCGGTTCCGCGAGCACGACCCGTACGACGCGGGCTTCGCTAACCCCGCCCGGCTGCACGCGGCGGGAATTCCGTTCGCCATCCGTTCCAAGGACGGAGGCTTCTCACCGGCGACCAACGGCCGGAATCTGCCTTACGAGGCGGCTGCGGCCGTCGCCTTCGGTCTGCCGGCGGACGTGGCGCTCAAGGCTGTCACGCTCGCTCCAGCGCAGATCCTGGGGGTCGGCGATCAGCTCGGCTCGCTCGAAGCCGGCAAGCGCGCCAACCTGGTCGTCACCGCCGGCGACATCCTTCAACCGACGACCGAGGTCCTCGGCCTATTCATCGATGGCAAGCCCCTCACGCCCGAGAGTCGCCACACCCGGCTGTTCGCCGAGTACGGCCGACGGCTCGACGAGGTGAAGGCCGGAACCGCCCCCCTGGGCCTCGAACGCCCGGCCGGCAAGACGGGGACCGTTTCAGAGCGAATCGCGGGACGATCAAGCGGCGCGAACTGAGACGCGGCGGACTCGACCGGCTCGCGCGGGCCGGTCAGGCGGGGCCGGAGGATTTCAAGCCAGCGAGGCAGCCACCGGGCCCCGGAACGCGGGCTTTCCCGAGGCTGCGGCCTCGGAGTGGATTTCGTGCGATCTTCGGCCGGCGGGAGCCCGTGCAATCAAGCCGTCGACGATCGCATCGAGACGGTCGCCGTGCTCGGCCTCGCAGAGATACTCCTCGACGCCCATCCGGAACAGAATGGTCGCCTGTTCCGTTGAGTAGCCGTTCACCATGACCAGTACGGGCGCCGGCCGCGGACTGACGGAGTTGGCCCAGAGCAAAAGGTCGAACTGCTCGTAGGAAAATTCCTCGCCGTCAACATGGACGACGATCAACTGCGGCTCGACGACTTCGAGCAAGCGCCCGGCCTCTTCCATGGACTCGGCCACGATGAGCCTCCTCTGGCCCATCGCGTGCAAGACCGGACGCATGCCGACCAACCACTCGGATCGGCGCGTGATCGTAAGAATCGTCATGTTTCGCATGCTTGGGTAATTCCTCATGGGCTCAGACGTCGTCCTTGAAGCGTGACCCATTCCACGTATCGACGCGGCTTCGCGTTGGATCTCAACATCATCTCGGGGGGGGCCGGCCTCGAGTCTGTTGAGAAGAACCGCGAAACGCGCTGTGCGACGACAGTGGACTTCGGAAAAGTAGTGCAAGGCTAATCATCGGCGTCATTCTTACAACTGAGAACTTAGAAGAAGAATCGCTTCGAGGAGGCCTAATTCTTTTTAAGACGAGCGGCGGGAGATACTTAAAATGAGGTATGTGAGGATTTTGTGAGCTAGCCTGAGGGCCTGTATGTATTTTTTTCAAGAGTAAGCGAAAGGGCCGAAACGGGTGACGAGCCGAAACGTGATGTGGTTTTTCGGAATCATTCCTCATAATTCGGGGATGCTGGCAAGGGTGCTTGGTGGAGCTGGCGGACGCGCGGAAAGAGCTCTCCACGATCTCGATCGCAGTTCGGTAGTAAACTGATAATGGAGGATTCTTGAAGTCGTCCGGCGTCTTTGGCAAACCGCCTGTTGGATTGGATGAGAAGGGGACGAGGCCCTTCGGCCACGCGCCGACGGCTCGCGAAAACCGCGCGAAGGAACCCAATTCGTGGTGGGTGGTAGGCGGCCGGGAGTGGGACAAGCCGGGCCCGGGCCTCCCGCGGTTCACGAAAACCGCGCGAAGGAACGGTCATGAGCCTTTGGCTCAACCCGTCCCATGAAAATGGGGTCGGGTTGGGTTATGCTGCGGATGTCCGGCCCTGGGCGAGAGGCCGTCATTGGCTTTGGTGTCGCGAACCCGCGAAGGAACTTGGTCCCGGCCTCGGCTCGACTTCATGTCGAACCCCGTCCTGTCGCCCCCCGGAAGCGGGGGAGCACGTAGAAGAAACTGCTTTACGCCCCGAGGTCGTCCCACCGGCTCGGACTGCTTCGTTTCCGACCACTCGAGTTGGAGGGGACGTCATGGACATCGTTCACGATCGCTGCGCCGGGCTCGACGTCCACAAGAAGACCGTCGTCGCCTGCGTCCGCCACATCAACCCCGACGGCTCGGTCGCCTCGGTGGTCCACACCTTCGGCACGATGACCGCCGACCTGCTGGCCCTGGCCGACTGGCTCGACGCCCACGGCGTCCGCGAGGTCGCCATGGAGAGCACGGGCGTCTACTGGAAGCCGATCTTCCACATCCTGGAAGGGCGATTCGACGTGATGCTGGTCAACGCCGGGCGGCTCAAGCAGGTCCCCGGCCGCAAGACCGACGTCAAGGACGCCGAGTGGATCGCCCAGTTGCTCCAGCACGGCCTGCTGTCGCCCAGCTTCATCCCCAAGCCGGAGATCCGCGAGCTTCGCGACCTGACCCGGCAGCGCACCGAGTTGGTCCGCGACCGCGCCGCGGTGGCCAATCGCCTCCAGAAGACGCTGGAGGACGCCAACGTCAAGCTGGGGTCGGTGGCCAGCGACGTCCTGGGGGCCTCGGGGCGCGCCATGATCCGGGCGATCATCGACGGCCAGGACGACCCGGAGAAGCTGGCCGATCTGGCCAAGCAGCGGCTCCGGGGCAAGATCCCCGAGCTGAGGCGGGCGCTGTTGGGCCGGGTCACCGACCACCACCGCTTCGTGCTCCGGCTGCTGACGGATCAGATCGACGCGTTGGAACGCCTGATCGAGCGGCTGGACGAGCGGATCGACGAGGCCATGAGGCCGTTCGACGAGGCGGCGGGCCGGCTCCAGGGGATCCCCGGAGTGGGGGATCGGGCGGCGGAGGTGATCGTGGGGGAGATCGGGCCGGACGTGGAGTCGTTCCCGACCGCGGGCCACCTCTGCTCCTGGGCGGGGCTGTGCCCGGGCAACGACCAAAGCGCCGGCAAACGCCGCAGCGGCAAGACGACCAAGGGGAGTCCGTGGCTGCGTTCGCTCCTGGTGCAGTCGGCGTGGTCGGCCAGCCACGCCAAGAACACCGCCTTCAGCATCTGCTACCGTCGATGGGTCCCACGACTCGGGAAAAAGAAGGCTCTGATCGCCGTGGCGCACAAGATCCTGGTGGTGATCTGGCACCTGCTCAAGAACGGGGCCGACTACCGCGAACGCCAACTACCAGCCCCTGCAGCCTGACACATGGCCCGGAAGATTTTCAGAAGAACCCAATTCTCGGGGACGGTCGGGGGACGGTCGCTCGGCCGATCGATGGCCCGGACAGGGGGCGAGCGGACCCAAATCGAGGGGGTTTTCGGCGCGAACGAAGCCAACGTTAGTAAAATGTCTAAACCATTTTGGATAAAGGAGTTGACGTGCCAAACCCCGAGGTCGGCGGCCGGCGAACGAAGCCAACGACGGCGGGACCGTCGGAGGGCCGCGACGAGGCTTCGAGGCCGTCGAGAGGGGGCAAGGCTCCGGGAGCCGCCGGGGATTTCGGCGCGAACGAAGCCAACGGCGGCGGGACGCTGGGCACGGGGGATGAGGGGCCCGGATCACCTCCAAAGTTCCAGTGCCGTCCACGAACAACCTCCAACCGTGGTCGCGATCGGACAGGCTGGAGATCGAGTTGGAAGCGATTCTCGGACGGCCGCAAAGTCAGTCCTCCGGTCCGATGATCCAAGGGCTTGCTTTCGGCTTCGGGGACGGTGACGATCGGGGGGAACGGCCCTGTCGATGAAGACGGGGGGATGGCCGTCGAACCCGAGGTTTGGAAGCGAGACCGCAGCCATGACGAACCGGCTCAATGTGATGTGGACGTATGTTCTCTGTCGGGCGGCGAGGCCGGCCCTGCTCGCGGTCGCGGTCGCCTTCGGTTGCGCCCCAGCCGGCGCGGTCGAACCCGCCGAGAAGGGGGGCCTGGACATCTACTACATTGACGTGATGGGGGGGGCCGCGACGTTGCTGGTGACCCCCGAGCGCGAGTCGATCCTGATCGACACGGGCTGGCCGGGCGAGAACGATCGCGATCCCAAGCGAATCCTCCACGTCCTCAAGGAGGTGGCCGGCCTCGATCATCTTGACCACCTGGTGACGACCCACTGGCACATGGACCACTTTGGGGGCGTCGAGGGCCTGGCCAAGCGCGTCGAGATCAAGAACTTCTGGGATCGCGGCCTTCCCGAGGACAAGATCGAAGGGCTCGACTTCCCGGACGGCCCCAAGGCCGACGACCCGCTCGGCATCGCCTATCGCGCGGCCTCGAAGGGCAAGCGGAAAACGGTGAAGGCCGGCGATACGCTGCCGCTTCGGGGCGACGTCAAGGCGACCGTCCTTGCGGCGTCGGGACGCGTCGCGCCGGCTCCCGAGAACGCGCCCGCCAACCCGCTTTGCGCCGAGGCGCCGGCCGATCAGGAAGTCGATCCGTCCGACAACGCGCGAAGCGTGGTCGTCCGATTTCGGCTCGGCAAGTTCGACTTCCTCGACTGCGGCGACCTCACCTGGAACGTCGAGAAGGCGCTCGTCTGCCCCCACGACCTGATCGGCACGATCGACCTCTACCAGGTCACGCATCACGGCCTGAGCATCTCGAACAACCCGATCCTGCTGAAGACCATTCAGCCGATCGTCACGATCATGAACAACGGCCCGCGCAAGGGGGGATCGGCCGGCACGGTCGAACGGTTGAAGACGATCCCGTCGATCCAGGCCGCCTACCAGCTCCACCGCAACGCCGAGACCAGCGCCGCCGACAACACCGACCCGTCGTTGATCGTCAACACCGACGAGCAAGGCGGCAAGTTCCTCCATGTCGCGGTCTCGCCCGACGGCTCGCGGTTCCGGGTTCAGTTCGGCGTCGACGGGCCCGAACGGACGTTCGAGTCTCATTGAGCGGAGGCTGAATCTCTTATGAAGTCCATCGTCGTCGCGGCGGTCCTGGCCGCTTTTGTCGTCCCATCGGCCCGGTCCGGCGAGGCCGCCGATGCGCCGGTTTTCGCCTACCCGATCCGCACGACCGTTCTCGACAACGGGCTGGGCGTGGTCTCCGTGCCGTTCGACTCGCCGGGAGTCGTCGCGTACTACACGGTCGTCCGCACGGGCTCGCGCAACGAGGTCGAGCCGGGGCTGTCAGGCTTCGCCCACTTCTTCGAGCACATGATGTTTCGAGGGACCGAGCGGTACTCGCAAGAGCAGTACAACGACGTGCTCAAGTCGCTGGGCGCGGACTCCAACGCGTTCACGACCGACGATTGGACCTGCTACCACATGACGATCCCGGCCTCGGCCCTGGCGACCGCCGTCGACGTCGAGGCCGATCGGTTCCAGAACCTCAAGTACGACGAGGCGGCGTTTCAGAAGGAGGCCCGGGCGGTCCTCGGCGAGTACAACAAGAGCGCCTCGTCGCCGTTCTTGAAGCTTGAGGAAGCGATCTCGAACACGGCCTTCACACGTCATACGTACAAGCACACCACGATCGGCTTCCTGGCCGACGTCAAGGACATGCCGAATCAGTTCGCCTATAGCAAGGTGTTCTTCGACCGCTGGTATCGTCCCGAGAATTGCACCATCGTCGTCGTGGGACAGGTCGATCACGACCAGCTTCTCGGCCTGGCGAAAACCCATTATGGCTCATGGCGCAGGGGGACCGAGAAGGTCGAGATCCCGGTCGAGCCTCCCCAAGCCGAGGCGCGGTCGGTGAAGCTGACCTGGCCGTCGCCGACGCTGCCGATCCTCGCACTGGCCTATCACATTCCGGCCTCCAATCCCGCCGATCCGGACGTGCCGGCCCTCCACGCTCTGAGGGAAGCCGTTTTCGGCGAGACCAGCCCGTTGTACAAGGCGCTGGTGCTTGACGAGCAGAAGGCCGAGAGCCTGCCCGCCTACGCCGACCCGCATCGCGATCCGTCGCTGTTCACGATCCTCGCGCGCGGTCGGAAGCCGGAGGACGTCGTCGAGATCCGCAAGCGGGTCACCGAGGCGGTGGCCGCCGCCGTCAAGACCCCGATCGGCGCGGACCGGCTCAAGGCGATCCAGTCGAACCTGAGGTATCGGTTCGCCGGCGAACTCGACAGCCCCGACGCCGCGGCCCGAGCCGTGGCCGAGTCGATCGCGATCACCGGCAAGCCCGACGCCATGAACACCCTCCACGCCGCGTACGGCCGGCTCACCCCGGCCGATCTTCAGCGCGTCGCGGCTCGCTACTTCACCTCGACGAACGAGACCGCCGTCACCCTGGAGACGGAGAACCCGTGATGCCGTTCAGTTTCCGCCTTCTCCTCCCGGCCGTACTCTGTCTGGTCGTTCCGGCCTGGCGCATCGACGTCCTTGCGGCCGAGCCGCCGAAGCCGACGACGACCGCCGACACCGTAATTGCGTCGTCCGCCGGTCCGCTGGCGGCCTTCCGGTTCGTCTTCCAGGTCGGCTCTCAGGATGATCCCAAGGGTAAGGAAGGGCTCGCCGCGCTCACGGCGGCGATGGTCGCGGAAGGGGGCACCCAGTCGTTGCGGTACGATCAGGTGCTCGAGAAGTTCTACCCGATCGCCGCGGGCCTGAGCGGCAGGTGCCTCAAGGAGGTCTCGGTCTT contains:
- a CDS encoding IS110 family transposase; this translates as MDIVHDRCAGLDVHKKTVVACVRHINPDGSVASVVHTFGTMTADLLALADWLDAHGVREVAMESTGVYWKPIFHILEGRFDVMLVNAGRLKQVPGRKTDVKDAEWIAQLLQHGLLSPSFIPKPEIRELRDLTRQRTELVRDRAAVANRLQKTLEDANVKLGSVASDVLGASGRAMIRAIIDGQDDPEKLADLAKQRLRGKIPELRRALLGRVTDHHRFVLRLLTDQIDALERLIERLDERIDEAMRPFDEAAGRLQGIPGVGDRAAEVIVGEIGPDVESFPTAGHLCSWAGLCPGNDQSAGKRRSGKTTKGSPWLRSLLVQSAWSASHAKNTAFSICYRRWVPRLGKKKALIAVAHKILVVIWHLLKNGADYRERQLPAPAA
- a CDS encoding ComEC/Rec2 family competence protein, which gives rise to MTNRLNVMWTYVLCRAARPALLAVAVAFGCAPAGAVEPAEKGGLDIYYIDVMGGAATLLVTPERESILIDTGWPGENDRDPKRILHVLKEVAGLDHLDHLVTTHWHMDHFGGVEGLAKRVEIKNFWDRGLPEDKIEGLDFPDGPKADDPLGIAYRAASKGKRKTVKAGDTLPLRGDVKATVLAASGRVAPAPENAPANPLCAEAPADQEVDPSDNARSVVVRFRLGKFDFLDCGDLTWNVEKALVCPHDLIGTIDLYQVTHHGLSISNNPILLKTIQPIVTIMNNGPRKGGSAGTVERLKTIPSIQAAYQLHRNAETSAADNTDPSLIVNTDEQGGKFLHVAVSPDGSRFRVQFGVDGPERTFESH
- a CDS encoding M16 family metallopeptidase; protein product: MKSIVVAAVLAAFVVPSARSGEAADAPVFAYPIRTTVLDNGLGVVSVPFDSPGVVAYYTVVRTGSRNEVEPGLSGFAHFFEHMMFRGTERYSQEQYNDVLKSLGADSNAFTTDDWTCYHMTIPASALATAVDVEADRFQNLKYDEAAFQKEARAVLGEYNKSASSPFLKLEEAISNTAFTRHTYKHTTIGFLADVKDMPNQFAYSKVFFDRWYRPENCTIVVVGQVDHDQLLGLAKTHYGSWRRGTEKVEIPVEPPQAEARSVKLTWPSPTLPILALAYHIPASNPADPDVPALHALREAVFGETSPLYKALVLDEQKAESLPAYADPHRDPSLFTILARGRKPEDVVEIRKRVTEAVAAAVKTPIGADRLKAIQSNLRYRFAGELDSPDAAARAVAESIAITGKPDAMNTLHAAYGRLTPADLQRVAARYFTSTNETAVTLETENP